In Neodiprion pinetum isolate iyNeoPine1 chromosome 6, iyNeoPine1.2, whole genome shotgun sequence, one genomic interval encodes:
- the LOC124220954 gene encoding cuticle protein 8-like translates to MACKLLTAMAFVGLTIAVSEAHKAHSFQHYHGPVEGPDVKVSWHDHHGHVHHDFAAHPKYEFAYGVEDHHTGDYHGQKEHRDGHNVAGEYTLKEPGGNTRTVKYHAGKHGFFAHVINSNGNDHGGHGR, encoded by the exons ATGGCTTGCAAA CTTCTCACCGCCATGGCTTTCGTGGGGCTGACGATCGCCGTTTCGGAGGCTCACAAGGCTCACTCCTTTCAACACTATCACGGCCCGGTGGAAGGTCCTGACGTGAAAGTGAGCTGGCACGACCACCACGGGCACGTTCACCACGACTTTGCGGCTCATCCGAAATACGAGTTTGCCTACGGAGTCGAAGACCACCACACCGGTGATTACCATGGACAAAAGGAGCACAGGGACG GCCATAACGTGGCTGGAGAATACACCCTAAAGGAACCAGGCGGGAATACGAGAACGGTGAAATATCACGCCGGAAAGCATGGTTTCTTCGCCCACGTGATTAACAGCAACGGAAACGATCACGGTGGACACGGACGTTAA